A stretch of Geobacter sp. DNA encodes these proteins:
- a CDS encoding response regulator, whose product MKATGQPHMYSVLYVEDDPTYFARTAKMLSKLGFFLYVAENGQEGLRIFNEINPDIVITGIELPLMNGLDMAFQMRNFSESTPIILTLSTQETEYLIRSFDIGIDHYLLKPISPEALEATLLRCTKKLENARVLADQVNQSSLLLNVMEHCPSIITITDPSGSIQYVNSLGAAASGLNQKDLLGKHVSILFHHNSAEIFNGFSEALMTGQSWAGELIIRDNKGNALIEQTSVSPVLDATDNVSHFILFSEDITKKREAEEEIRKLNAELEYRVLRRTALLEATNRELDEFCDAISHELCGPLSRLQGLSKALCEDLKDTLDDSGKDYLNRMNQTSHQLKHIIDTLLNLSQLTRRSLSVQDVNLSALALSIANSLKSSSLEREVKFYIAPNIVVKGDQVLLKVVLENLLMNAWKSTENHTPSQIEFGIAKSNGKSVYFVRDNGCGFDMKYANKLFKLFYRLSSPHDSPVNGTELATAQRIIQRHGGRIWAEGEVEKGATFYFTL is encoded by the coding sequence ATGAAAGCCACCGGGCAACCACATATGTATTCAGTCCTGTATGTCGAAGATGACCCTACCTATTTTGCCCGTACTGCCAAAATGCTGAGCAAGCTCGGCTTTTTCCTGTATGTCGCAGAAAATGGTCAGGAGGGGCTGCGCATCTTTAACGAAATCAATCCTGACATAGTCATCACCGGCATCGAGCTGCCATTGATGAATGGCCTGGATATGGCATTCCAGATGCGCAATTTCAGCGAAAGCACCCCCATCATCCTCACACTCTCTACACAAGAGACAGAGTACCTGATACGGTCGTTCGACATCGGTATTGACCATTATCTCTTGAAACCGATATCCCCGGAAGCATTGGAAGCAACTCTGCTTCGCTGCACGAAAAAATTGGAGAACGCACGTGTCCTTGCAGATCAGGTCAACCAGTCGTCCCTCCTGCTCAACGTGATGGAACATTGCCCCAGCATTATTACCATCACCGACCCATCCGGAAGCATCCAGTATGTGAATTCACTTGGTGCTGCCGCAAGTGGTTTGAACCAGAAAGACCTTCTGGGCAAGCATGTCTCAATACTCTTTCATCACAATTCGGCCGAAATCTTCAACGGTTTTTCCGAGGCGCTGATGACAGGCCAGTCCTGGGCAGGCGAACTGATTATCCGGGACAACAAAGGCAACGCCCTGATAGAGCAGACTAGCGTCTCACCCGTACTGGATGCAACGGATAACGTTTCCCATTTCATCCTCTTTTCCGAAGACATCACGAAGAAAAGGGAGGCAGAGGAAGAGATCCGCAAATTGAATGCAGAACTCGAATACAGGGTCTTGCGCAGGACTGCCCTCCTTGAGGCAACCAACAGGGAGCTGGATGAATTCTGTGATGCCATTTCCCATGAACTGTGCGGACCTCTGTCAAGATTGCAGGGATTGAGCAAGGCGTTATGCGAAGATCTGAAAGACACCCTCGATGATTCAGGGAAGGATTACCTGAACCGGATGAACCAGACCAGCCACCAGCTCAAACATATCATTGATACCCTGTTGAATTTGAGCCAACTGACCCGGAGAAGCCTGTCGGTACAGGACGTCAACCTGAGCGCGCTGGCGTTGTCCATCGCCAACAGTCTTAAATCCTCCTCCCTGGAAAGAGAGGTCAAATTCTACATTGCGCCAAACATTGTCGTCAAAGGAGACCAGGTACTTCTTAAAGTAGTGCTTGAAAACTTGCTGATGAACGCCTGGAAAAGTACAGAGAATCATACTCCATCGCAAATCGAATTCGGTATTGCGAAATCGAACGGCAAGTCTGTCTATTTCGTGAGAGACAATGGTTGCGGCTTTGACATGAAATATGCGAACAAGCTTTTCAAACTCTTCTATCGCCTGTCATCGCCCCACGATTCACCGGTTAACGGCACCGAACTCGCGACAGCCCAACGGATAATCCAGAGACATGGTGGCAGGATCTGGGCTGAGGGAGAGGTCGAAAAGGGGGCAACTTTCTATTTTACGCTGTAG
- a CDS encoding CxxxxCH/CxxCH domain-containing protein, which produces MDYRPLDASYRNVTTGGFQGNHRSHLSDMNGFQQCERCHAGSSLYTQGHRDGSIQLSANLNNSPVRALYGNRTSAFPQTAAPSLDTCSNVNCHFESMTPLWGSALFTYPGDCSGCHGAPPNGAGSSGAAGSHARHDDYFPGAAHCIKCHPGHTAFGHATSAGRPLIVIPKDPANVPFGSYSGPVGDYLPSQENRFGNCMNIYCHSNGTSLSTGTIPALITPAWGGTPLACTSCHASPPDYPNGAPKANSHARHQQKGYDCSACHFGTTADNATISGLDRHVNKAFDISSGTDALSYTFVQTGGTCSNGYCHSNGTSASTGIIPSYTSASWGSGTLSCASCHAYPPAYANKTPKANSHPKHNTYGYGCDKCHYSTTADGVTISNQDNHVDRNYDVMPGNGLQFRFSSASSGGSCFNANCHHDGTGIATGVITSVTATWGKPIGCSGCHAARPSYASGSPKANSHMYQAHKLNCSVCHNATTANGSSITNLANHLNGAYDIAPSGLITMQYTYAPSGGTCTNTSCHATAEGARIWGAQPDNCDGCHESPPNTPSHTRHFSGTALQASYTSVSIAGDTSAGYLFNCANCHPRDMDIYHRDGFVQVELYDPTAPEGTVKSLNPPEATYLSGNDVLFDGRNYPYTNGTCSSVYCHSYTSFTTPTDCTFTNASGARYCDDYATANLVTTRVYRDVQWNSQLPADCSGCHANAPRNDYTTNDGMTGDSHAWGNPWGYEQGHFNKEWFDMNPITCSFCHNDTVKVQAAWWRTPSPYYTHFSSMPIASHAKHVNGRNDVSFDQTRSFALSRPDWFGNMTTTYWPLSGAAYAPETKTCTNVSCHIGQASVKWGKPYRGYKAWSGIDYVCWECHNSGY; this is translated from the coding sequence GTGGACTATCGCCCGCTGGATGCGTCCTATCGCAATGTCACGACCGGCGGTTTTCAGGGGAACCACCGGTCACATCTGTCTGATATGAACGGTTTCCAGCAGTGCGAACGGTGCCATGCCGGCAGTTCTCTTTACACCCAGGGGCATCGGGACGGCAGTATCCAGCTATCGGCAAACCTGAACAATTCACCTGTCCGAGCCCTTTACGGCAACCGGACATCCGCGTTCCCCCAGACTGCCGCGCCCTCCTTGGATACCTGCAGCAACGTCAATTGCCACTTCGAAAGCATGACACCCCTATGGGGGAGTGCCCTGTTTACCTATCCCGGCGATTGCAGCGGTTGCCACGGGGCGCCACCCAATGGTGCGGGCAGCTCCGGGGCTGCAGGAAGTCACGCTCGCCATGACGACTATTTCCCCGGGGCAGCGCACTGCATCAAATGCCATCCCGGACACACGGCATTCGGCCATGCCACCAGTGCAGGCAGGCCGCTCATCGTCATTCCCAAGGACCCTGCAAATGTTCCGTTCGGCAGTTACTCCGGACCTGTGGGCGATTACCTGCCTAGTCAGGAGAACCGCTTCGGCAACTGCATGAACATCTATTGCCACAGCAACGGGACCTCGCTCTCCACCGGAACAATCCCTGCGCTCATAACACCCGCATGGGGCGGGACACCCCTTGCCTGCACCTCCTGCCATGCCTCCCCTCCCGATTACCCCAACGGCGCTCCCAAGGCGAACAGCCATGCCCGGCACCAGCAGAAAGGCTATGACTGCTCGGCCTGCCATTTTGGAACGACCGCGGACAATGCGACCATTTCAGGGCTTGATCGCCATGTGAACAAGGCATTTGACATCTCCTCCGGAACGGATGCTCTCTCCTACACCTTCGTACAGACCGGCGGCACCTGCTCGAACGGCTATTGCCACAGCAATGGCACTTCCGCTTCGACGGGGATCATACCTTCATACACATCTGCTTCCTGGGGATCCGGAACGCTTTCCTGTGCATCATGCCATGCATACCCGCCGGCGTACGCGAACAAGACGCCGAAGGCAAACAGCCATCCCAAGCACAACACGTACGGCTATGGGTGTGACAAGTGCCATTACAGCACTACTGCCGATGGCGTCACCATTAGCAATCAGGATAACCACGTTGACCGCAATTATGATGTGATGCCAGGGAACGGGCTCCAGTTCAGGTTTTCCTCGGCCAGTTCAGGCGGGTCCTGCTTTAACGCAAATTGCCACCATGACGGCACCGGGATTGCCACGGGAGTCATCACCAGTGTCACCGCCACCTGGGGGAAACCCATTGGCTGCAGCGGCTGCCATGCTGCCAGGCCGAGTTACGCCAGCGGCTCTCCCAAGGCCAACAGTCACATGTATCAGGCGCACAAGCTCAACTGCTCGGTCTGCCACAATGCTACGACAGCCAACGGCTCTTCCATAACGAATCTCGCCAATCATCTGAACGGCGCCTATGACATTGCTCCAAGCGGCTTAATAACGATGCAGTACACCTATGCTCCGTCGGGTGGCACCTGCACCAACACCAGTTGCCATGCCACCGCGGAAGGGGCCAGAATATGGGGCGCCCAGCCCGACAACTGCGACGGCTGCCACGAATCCCCGCCGAACACCCCTTCGCACACGAGGCATTTCAGCGGCACGGCCCTGCAGGCCAGTTACACCAGTGTAAGCATTGCCGGCGACACCTCGGCAGGGTATCTCTTCAACTGCGCCAACTGCCATCCCCGAGACATGGACATCTATCACCGGGACGGATTCGTTCAGGTCGAACTGTACGACCCGACTGCCCCCGAAGGAACGGTCAAGTCGCTCAATCCGCCCGAGGCAACGTATCTCTCCGGCAATGACGTGTTGTTCGACGGTCGCAATTACCCGTACACCAACGGTACCTGCAGCAGTGTCTACTGCCACAGTTACACCTCGTTTACCACCCCGACGGACTGCACCTTCACCAATGCATCGGGTGCCCGCTACTGTGACGATTATGCGACCGCCAATCTCGTTACGACACGGGTCTACCGGGACGTGCAGTGGAATTCACAGCTGCCGGCCGACTGTTCGGGCTGTCATGCCAACGCCCCCCGGAACGATTACACCACCAATGACGGCATGACCGGGGACAGCCATGCCTGGGGCAATCCCTGGGGGTACGAGCAGGGACACTTCAACAAGGAGTGGTTCGATATGAACCCGATCACCTGTTCCTTCTGCCACAACGATACGGTAAAAGTGCAGGCAGCATGGTGGCGCACACCGTCGCCGTACTATACCCATTTCAGCAGCATGCCGATCGCCAGCCATGCAAAGCACGTAAACGGCAGAAACGATGTCTCCTTCGATCAGACCCGCTCCTTTGCCCTGTCCAGGCCCGACTGGTTCGGCAACATGACCACCACCTACTGGCCGCTGTCTGGTGCCGCGTATGCGCCTGAAACCAAGACCTGTACGAATGTGTCGTGCCACATCGGCCAGGCCAGCGTGAAGTGGGGGAAACCCTATCGTGGCTACAAAGCCTGGTCAGGCATCGATTATGTCTGCTGGGAGTGCCACAACAGCGGTTATTGA